The nucleotide sequence GGCACGCGGTGGCCCAGCACAGGGGTCGGGGGAGGGCATCTGGGGTCAGTCAGAGAGAGGCTGGAGGTGTCTTGGATGAACTGTGGAAGGGAATTCCTGACCGAAGTGTGATTTGGAAAAACCCagagaagtcagagaaaaatgaaaatgacataaTCACACGTAtttgtggaatccagaaaaatagtACTGCTAAACCCATTTGCGGGgaaggaatagagacgcagacatagaggacagaaCTGTGGACACaccggggaaggaggtggggtgAGCTGGGAGAGTGGCACTGGCACCCAGCGCCGTGTGTGGAGCAGCTAGTCGGGGGGAGCTGCTGTGCGACACAGCGTGCGCAGCCGCACGCTGGAGACCACGAGGGGCGCGGTGGACAGCAGGAGGTGTGGGGGACACAAAGGAGGGGACACGTGGGTACTCACAGCTGATTCACACAcagcagagaccagcacagtATTGCAAAGCGGTtctcctctaattaaaataaaaccccAAGGAGCCCAGCACCTGAGGCCTGTTTCTGCCGCAGGTGTTCCGCCTGGAGGATTCGTGCTGCCTCTTCACCCTGCAGGGCCACTCGGGGGCCATCACGACCGTGTATATTGACCAGGTGAGGGCCGTGGGTGGGCTGTGGGGGCATTGAGCCAGACCCACCACGGCCTTGTTTCTGAGTCCTGGGAGCTGGTCCCCAGGGCCTCCGAGAGGCAGGCAAAGGTTCCCTCCCACCCGGGCACTGGGACACCTTGGGGACAGAGGTGGCACCAGTGACCAGGCCCCCACACCCACTCCTGCAGACCATGGTGCTGGCCAGCGGAGGCCAAGACGGGGCCATCTGCCTGTGGGACGTGCTGACCGGCAGCCGGGTCAGCCACATGTTCGCTCACCGTGGGGATGTCACCTCCCTCACCTGCACCACCTCGTGCGTCATCAGCAGTGGCCTGGACGACCTCATCAGCATCTGGGACCGCAGCACGGGCATCAAGCTCTACTCCATCCAGCAGGTAGGCGTGGGGGCCACGGGGCCTCTGGCTGTCGGGAAGGGCTCCAGACCCCGAGCCCGTCTTGTCCTTGTCTCCAGGACCTGGGCTGTGGCGCGAGCCTGGGTGTCATCTCAGACAACCTGCTGGTGACCGGCGGCCAGGGCTGTGTTTCCTTTTGGGACCTGAACTACGGGGACCTGTTACAGACAGTCTACCTGGGCAAGAACAGCGAGGCCCAGCCGGCCCGCCAGATCCTGGTGCTGGACAACGCTGCCATTGTCTGCAACTTTGGCAGCGAGCTCAGCCTGGTGTACGTGCCCTCTGTGCTGGAGAAGCTGGACTGAGGGTGGGCCTTCCCCACCCCTCTGGCTGGGGCGCTCGGTTGGCAACGCATGGGACCTGGACGGGGGGAGTGCTGAGTCTTGGGAAAGCTGCTTCTGACTGTCCTGTCCTGCCTCATGACTGtaatattaaatgtttttttaaatgacatcagCCAGGGGCCTTTTGAGCCACTTGTGTCTTCCCTTGGACGGGCTCTGCCATCACTCACACCCTCCTGGTGCCTGAAGTGCAGCACTGGGTTAGACCTTGCTCAGCTCAGAGCGGCTCCTGCCAGGAGCCACATGAAGTCAGGGCAGTTACAAAGTTGGGGCGGGGGGCAACCTGGCGCCAGCTCTAGACACTCCTTGCATAAGCAGGTCGGAGTGGCCTCCCAGGAGCAGCAACGGGCAGACACCGGCCACAGAACAGGTTTGTTTATTCGATAGCAAAGAGCTGAAAAACAGGTCCCACAGAGGAGCGGAGCCTGACCCAAGACCCGCTACCCCACAATAGTGCAGGCCAAGGCAGGCAGGGCTAAAGGCAGCAGGAATGAGAGACGGGCCCAGGAGACGGTGTAGTGAGGACCAGGCGGGCACGCCCGGTCAGGTCTTGTTGAGCGTCCAGAGCGGGTCCAGGAGGCTGAGGGGGTCGTCGGTGGGCCTCGCAGCCCGCAGCCCCTGCCCGTTGTGGGCCTGCAGGAAGTCCTGCTTGCTCATGCGCTGCTTACCCCGCAGGGAGCCGTCCAGGGAGAAGGCCTCAGGCGTGAGGGAGGCCAGCAGCTCTAAGGAGGAGGAGGGCGGCCCCAGGCTGGGGGCCTCAGGGACCGGCTGCTCCTCCTCAGGCTGGGGGGCCTCGGGCAAGGGGGAAGAaggggggggtggggaagaggaggggagttgggtggactctgggaggctgggaggaggcAGGCTGGGGGGCTCcacagggcctggcaggctggccACTGGGGAGTCCATGCCCCCAGGAGGCCGGATGCTGAGCTTGGCAATCGTGGCCTGGATGGAGCTGATGGGCACGTCCCCGCCGAGGACCAGGTCCTGGGAGTCCTGAGGAAGGTGATTCTGGGGAGACAGGAGTGGGTGAAGAGGATGCATGAGGTGCTCAGAGCCCCCGGGAGGGGCCCCCCCTCACCTTCTGAGTGATGCCGGTGCCGGCCGTGGGCTTGCTGGGAGGGGGCACGCCATGGCGCTGTAGCACCTGCTCCACATGTCTCACCACTGCCTCGTGGCAGAACTTGAGGTGTAGCTGCGGGGGCACACGACTGGTGAGCTGGGGGCCGTCCCCTGGGGGGAGGGCGCATGCCCGCCCGCTGAGCCTCACCTTCTCCTGCAGCATGTGCTTCCTCTGCTGTCGCATGCGCCGCACCAGCTGGGGCAGCTGGGGGATCCCGCTTCCAGCCTCCACCTCCTGCACGGCCGCGTAGAGCAGCGCGAAGGCCCCCGTGCGGCCCACTCCCGAGCTACGGCCGGAAGATGGGGTCAGGCCGGCCCCCGGGCCTGCGAGGAGCCCATGAGCTGCCCGCACCTACCTGCAGTGGACGACGACGGGCGTGTGCAGCGGGCGCTGATGCAGGCAGTGGGCGTGCACCTCCTGGATGAAGCGCAGCAGGTGGCTGGGGCTGTCAGGCAGGCCTCTGCCGGGGGATGGGGGCTCTGAGCCAGACCCAGTCTGAGCCCACATCACCCCCCGACCACCACCCAGGGCGGCAGGCAGACGCACAGCTCGGGCCACGTTGGGAAGTGCAGGTGCACGAGGGAGCGCTTGAGGCTCTGGTCACGGAACTGCAGGCTCAGCACCCGCTCCACGTGCGTCTCGGTGGTGCGGACGCTGCTCAGGGCCAGGCTCAGGGCCCCGTGCACCATGGGCTGGCCCCGCTCGGTGGGGAAGTAGCGAGCCACCTTTTGCTGTGGCACAAACAGGTAGTTAGGGCTGGTGTTCCAGGGTCCCCACCGGTGCCCGCCCAACCTCTCCCTCTCACCTTCTCCATCTCGGCCTCCGACACAAGCATGACAATGACCGACACTTTCTGCTCATGCACCATGAGCCAGAAGTCGGCCGCTGTGCCAGGCAGGGGGGCCTGGGTGGCCACCAGCGGGGGGCAGTAGGGTGAGAGCCCCTCCACGCGGCTGGCGTTGATGTAGTCGTCCTTGCCGGAGCGCAGCACCACGCGGTTGCTGTCATAGGGCATGACGTCCTGGTGCCGGTTCTTGAGCGAGTAGCAGCGGGCAATGGCGATGGAGCGGCCCCGGGCGTCGAGCTCCTGTGCGTCTTGTAGCTCCCGCCACACCGTGTCCAGGGCCCCCGCAGCTCCCAGCTGGCCCCGGAAGGTCTCCAGCTCCTGCCGCAACTGCTGCAGCCTCTCAGGGCGCTCATAGGGGTCCCGCTCTATCAACCGCAGGGCCTGTGGCCGCCGGCCCTCAGCTGCGTCCACCTTCGTGGGCTGCAGCAGGGGCTGCCCACCCCCAGGAGGCTGAGGGCCTCCGTGCTGGCTCTCAGGGCTGGAGGACAGCAGGTCAGCAGCAGCGGTGCCTCGGCGCAGACAGGGGGGCGGCTCTGCTGCAGGGGGCCGAGGGGGCACGGGGCCGGGGCCCGGGGAAGGGGCGGGTGAAGGCAccaggtggggagtgggggccgGCTGGATGGCAGGTGGGGGGCCTCGAATGGAGAGAGGGGCTGCCTGCGGGCCCAGGggtctgggggcaggggcaggaccataggccagggtggggtggggaggctgaGGGGGCCCTGCGCTGGCGAAAGGCAAAGCCCCGGAGTGGGGGGGTGGAGGGTCCTGAGAGGGGCCGGGGTACAGCTGGGTGTGCAGGGCAGGTGATGGCTGCCCCAGGACCCCAGGCTGAGGGGCGAAGGGGTAGGAGGCCTGGGCGGGCACCAGGCCTGGAGCCTGGGGTGGGAAGACATGTGGGTGCTGGAGTGGAAGGGGCTGGGGGGGAGGCTGGGGTGCCATCCTCGGGGCTGGAAAGCCTGCAGGCACCCCGGGAGGGAAGTGGTGCTGGGCCGGGGGTGCTGTGAGGGGCTGCTTGGGCCCCATTGGGTAGGTGTAGGGCAGGGGCAACGGCTGTGGTGGGGGGCCCGGGAagcaggcctggggaggggccgGGGCAGGGTTTGGCCGCGGGGCTGTGTGGCTGGAGATGGGGGCCTGGACACTATCTACGGTGGTGGTGGCTGGCCGAACCCCCACGACCAACTCGTGGCctgagaagtggggagggggcgcTGAGGGGAGGCCAGCGAGCGGAGGGGGTGGCCCCACCCCCCCATAGGGGCTGCTCACCATGCCGTGCTGGGGCGAAGACCGGGGCACGAGGCCCAGCTCTGGGGCATAGGCGGGGGCCGTGTAGAGAGCCGGTCCAGGGGCCACAGCCACCCCTGGGTGCCCCGGGGGCTGGGGGGCCCTGGGCTGCAGCATGTGGGTGGGACCTGCATAAGTACCAGGTGGTAAGGCGCCAGAGAGGTAGTGGGGTCCTGGGCCTGCAGAGCTGGGGAAGGGGCCAGGAGGGAAGTGGAGTGGGGCGGCAGCCCCCAGGAAGGGCTCTGGGGGCAGACTGCGTAGCTCCTCAGGCAGGTCCCCGGCCTCCATCGCCTCGCCCTCCTCCCTGCGGGGCAGCAGCGGTTTTGGCGCTGTGGGCCGTGGCGGCGGCTTCTTCTTGAGCTCCCTGTGGGGTGAGCGAGGGAGAAGGGGAGTCAGAGCCCCCTCAGCCCGGCCTGGCTCTGCAGCTGTGCCCAGGGTGTCCCCACACTCACCTGTCCAGGAGCTGCTGGCGTGTCGCCTCGCGGGCCTGGCAGGCGGACTGTGTGCGCTCCAGGAGAGCAGCCACTTTGCTCTCCAGGTCTGCGTAGAAGTCCTTCCCCTCCTGGGACTTCTTCATCAAATCCTCGTAGGCCTCGTAGGAGGCCACCAGGCTCTGCAGTGTGGAGTTCCACCTGGGGCAGAGGGCGGGAGGTGAGTCGCTGCAGGCCGGCTCCGGGGCGTGGGCCCAGGGCTGGGTACTGACTTCTGGTCCAGGTCGCCGAGCACGCGCCGCACGGCCGCGTACTGCACGTTGGCCTCGGTCAGGGCCCGGAGGACGTTGTCCTGGGCGGCCAGGTTCTGCTCCAGGTACACCCGCAGCTGGTCGTACTTCTTCAGCTGCTCCTCAAACAGCTTctgtgggggtgtggggaggacAGGCGCTCAGGGCCTTGCCGCTGAGGTGGGGTGCCAAGAGCCAGCCCGCCGGCCACACCCGGCCCACCTTCATCTCTGAGTGGTCGGCCGTCACCAGCACCGCCGTGATGTCGTCTTTCTGGATGAGCTCTcgcagctgctgctccagggACACACGCTGgtcccgcatctcctgcacctTGGCCAGGATGCGCTTCAGGTTCTGCAGCACCGCCTTGTCCTCTGGGAGCGGCGGCAGCAGTGAGGCCGGAGCCCCACCGCCGCGCCCGACCGCCCCGAGGGGGTAGGAGGGCTCACCTGCGCTGAGGGCCGGCGAGGGCAGGGCGGCCCGCACCTGGTCCAGGGGGCCGCTGAGCAGCCGCAGGTTGCCCACGTGTAGGTTCATGGCGCGGTGCAGCTCGCTGTTGGTGAAGGAGGCCTTCTCGTGGACCTCCATGTACTTGGCCCACTCTCGCCTCACCTCTGCCAGCTCAGCCTTGGACGTGGCCGTGCTGGCCGCCGCCGGGCCCACCGCCTCCTGCAGCTTCTGTTCCAATGCCtcgtcctcctccaggaggtcccTGACATCCTTTAGGGAGGCCTCCACGTCGGTGAACACCCCTGACAGCACTGTGCGTGGGCACAGAGGAGGGGGTCAGCTCCTGGGGCACAACTGCCCCGTCCCACACTGGTGCAGCTCAGTGCGGGCTGAGCAGTGCAGCCCCAGGGCACGGGGGGTACTGTGCCCGGGGAGGTGGGAACCTCCGACCCTGCCCAGCAGGGGACAGCAGGTGACCTCCACCTGCTCTGTACTCACCCTGCATGGACTGGACGAGGTTCCTGACAGTGTCGGGGCGGACGCTGAGAGCCGCACACTTCTCCATGAGTTGGGGTGGGATGTGGTTGTAGGCGTCGAGGTTGTCTACTGTCTCAGGATCCAGCTGCAGGGAATCCATGAACTGGCTGTGGGGCAACAGGACCAGGTGGGTGTGGACTCAACCCCTCACGTGGAAGGAGCCCCCCCACAAAATGAAGCAACGTCCAAGGTCCTAGCAGCACAACAGTGTCCCAGCCACCAGCACAAAACCTGCCCTAGGCACTGCTGGAAACGCACACGAGGCCCTGGGCAGGGAGGCTGAGCCAGGAGCCTGCTGTTCCACGGCCATTCACCACCCTGCTCCctcgctccctccctccctctgctgcaGACTGCACTAGAGgatcccaccccacctccccacagCTCTGCACTCACTCCAGGACCTCGTTCTTGTCCTCAATCTTGGCCATCATCTCCCGGAGCAGCTTGGCCTTCTCCTCACTGCAGGGAGGGGACAGACCAATTTGTTGGCAGCCCGTGTCTCTTGAGACATCCCAACTTGGGCTAACAGGGTTGTCTGTTCACTCGCCTGTACAGTGATGAGGCTTCATGCGCTGCCATTGGTACAAGTTTGGCAAAGATGTCAGGGCCCGTAACAGCAGGGTCTGTGGGGTTCACCGGCAAAGGCTTCACCAAGGGGGCACCtgggagggagaggcagagagtCCTGGAGACCAGGCCCACCCAACCTTAACTGCCTCCGTTGTGCGACATCTTCGCCCCCTACCCCATCCCAGGCTCCCCTCCGCTTCAGACCTTTCACAGGCTGAAGGGTGTCCAGCGCTGGGACGGCCTCGTGGTAGATGAAATCATTGTCCTTCTTGGCAGAATTGTACCTGGCATGGGAGGGGGGCAGTCTTGAGTGGTCAGCAGGGACCTAGGACCTCGCCCCTGCCATGTGGGCCCCTGCTCTCTGGCCCTGGTGGCTTCCTCCCAACGATGCAGGCAAAGAACCAGAGCCCCTCGAGGCCCAGAGACTCACTTTCCCCCAATGACGTCCATAGCGAAGCGCAGTGCGTCCTGCACGGTGTCGGGCTGGCCCTGTGCAGGGAGCGGAGCTCAGTACACCCACGGCCGGCGCCAGAACCCCCTTGGCCCAGCCAGGCTCTCCCCCATCATTACCTTGGCCAGCTTGATGGCTTCGTTGAGCTTGTCCAGGGCACTCTGGAAGTACGCAACCTGCAGGGGCCAGCAGAGCCTGGTCCAGCCTTCTGGTGgaccctgctcctcctgcctccccgACCCAGCCTGTCTGACCAGCAGGTAGCCCAGACGAGACAGGAGGCTAAGCGGCCGCCAACGCCAGCCAGCCAACAGCACCAAGATTAGTGTCCGCTTGCGGCTCTGCCCACAGTGCCCACCTCCAGGCAGCCACTCAGGGGAACCACCGCGCCTGTCCCCTAGGGTGGCAGAGACCGAGGGGTGAAGGACAGAGGGAACCACTCCCCACCGGGGATCCAACGGGGCTGGAACAGCCTGAGCACCCCCCTGACCCCAGCTCGCTCACCTGCTCCCCGAACTTCTGCTGCTCCTCCGCCTGCTTCCCCATGTGCAGCTGGACGGAAGACACAGCCCTGCTTACTGAGGGGGACACCCCAGcgccgccccaccccacccccacgcccGCGGCGCCCTCACGTGGGCCACAGCTGCGAAGTAGTAGATCTTCATCTGGACCAGCTTCTTCCAGTCCTTCTGGATCCGGCCCAGCAGCGAGGCAGTGTCGGGGTTCTCCAAGGCGCGGCAGGCCTCTTTGTAGTAATCCACCACCTGGGGGCCAGGATGGGCTCCAAGTTGGGGACTGGGAGGAGGCCAGGTCCGGCCCCAGTCCCTAGAGGGCCACGGTCCCCTGGGCCTACCTGTGCACTGATGCGCGCCACCAGGAAGCTCTTCCTGTTGTCCAgcatggacttctccaggagGCACTCCTGCGCCTGGCCCTGGAACAGTGGGTGCAGAGGCCCTCCTTCCTCACCGGGACAGACCGCACACACCCCTCTCTGCCCAGCCTCCCCTCCAAGCAGCTCCTGACCCACCTGGAGCTCAGAGGGTCGCAGCCCAGGCCCCGGCTTGTCCCTCCCTGACCTGTGCGCCACCGTCCAGCCCTAGCGAGGGCGGCTCCTCACCAGCATGAGGTTGACGTTGAGAGTGAGGATCTGCCGGCTCATGTCCACACTGTAGGCCTGGGGGAAGTGCTCCCTCAGATAGGAGAAGGCGCCGGCCGCACACTGGAAGTGGGTGCAGGAGACCTTCATGCCCTGGGGGGAGGGGCTGTCAGAAGCGGAGCCGCTCCAGGGGATGGGGTTCACTCTGGAGCTGACAGCATGCCACCCTGCTTCCTCACCTCCTCAGACACCCGTTTGTCCATGGCCCCCAGCATGGAGTGCAGTGCCCCTAGGGAGGCAAGGAACATGGGTCAGGGCTCAGCTGTGGCTCCTGCCCACGTTGGCGCCCAGGGTGAGGCGCGGGGTGGGCGGGGACCCAGTGGATCTGGGGGAcggagctccagctctgcgccAGGCAGGGACCAGGGGAGAGAAGGGGCCCTCACAGGACTCTGCTCCCCAGGCTGAGGCTGCACCAGCAGGGTTGATGGCTAGGCCAGCCTTGGTCTCCTCCAGCCAGAAGCAAACCTGAGCcaccatgggggtggggggcgagaTGGGGTGTCCAGACAAAGAGGAGAGGCCAGCTCTGTGCCTGGAGCACAGCAGCAACTCCAAGAGCAGGCAGCCTAGCCGAGCCTCCCACCAGGGGGCTCCCTGCGGCCCAGGAGGCGGGCAGAGCTGACGGAGGCAGGACAGGGTCAGGATTTAGGTGTCTTCTGCTGAGAGGGGCAGGGCCGGGAGCGAGGGGGCcccagggaaggggagaggcAGCTCACCAAGGTTGTAGAGAATGCAGGCCTGCTCGTACTTGATGTCCTCGTGGGCCACAGACTTCCCAGAGAAGATCTCAGTCCTGGGGACAGGCCACCACAGTTGTGAGGGGGCAGCTGGTGAAGCGAGCCCCCTCCCAGTGCAGGGCGGGAGGGAGGGGGTCTGGGGAAAACCACCCCAAGCAGCTCCCCATCCTCTACAGCAAGGAAacggggagggggagaggggcaccctccaggctcccctggctCTGCCCGCCCGCACTCACCAGGTGACAGAAACGGCGGCCTCCTGACCCGAGCCCATGGGGACCCGACTCTGCAGGTAGTGGAGCTGGCCCAGGTACTTGCGGAGGACACTGCAGCCCTCGAAGTCACGTGGGACACGGACGGCATTCTGCGGGAGGGTGAGAGGAGGCCGGCCATCATTTGGAGCGGAAGACGCGCCTGTGTGCCCACAAAGGCCCAGACGGACACGTCGGGGCTGGCGGACTGCGCAGCGTAAGAAACCAAAGGAAGGCAACAGCTACCTGCAGTCACTGCACAACCATCCCGCCAGACGCTTCCACCAAACCGGCTCCACTTTTCCATAAAACATGCCTTAAAATGTTTAATGTACTTAATGTTTGACCCGTATTTCTGTATCTAAAAATATGAGCTACAAGAGCCATGACAACTGAGGACAAGGCTCTCTACTGACATGTCAACATGTCCATAACACGCTTACTGCTGGGGAGAAAGACGCATCTAAAAGATAAGCAACATAATTCACAGAAACAGAGCCAACTAGTTATACAAAGAGAGAAATCTACAGAGTTCCATCTGAAGAGATGATCCCTGGGTAGGTTTCAGGAGTGCATCCTACTCTGTACATACATACAGGGACATTTTGATTTTATTGGTAAGTAAACTCTCTCCTCAAATGTTAGAAtggtataaaatataaagaatcagGTTGCTATAACCTAAAGCAACACTGCTAATCAATCcactatacatatataaactttttaaacaaagaaatagaagaagaaaggcCTGCAGTATTCCCCTCGGGCCTCGGTGACCTGGGCTGCTGCCATCCTCACAGCCTGAGCAGGTTTGGGTCCCAGGGCTGGACTGTCCCAGGGCTGAGGGAGCTGGGGAGTCTGGGGCAGCCAGTCTGAGCCATCCTTGGATCTGTACTGCCTGGTCCCCCCTCCACGGGACCCCAAACTCCAGATCCAGGCCGGCCCTCCCACAGCTACTGCAAGTCTACAGTCTGCAGCCCActtccagcctcctcccttaaAGTCCATCCACAGACCTTTGGCAGCACCCCCAACAGAGCACCTTTCTGGGGTTGCGTTGACTGGTGGGTGAAGTGTGAGGAAGTAGTGAGGAAGTAGTGGAAGGGTGAGACGCAAGCCCTTGCATATTTCTCTGTGCACTTTGCACTCTAATTACAACCCAGGAACCCAACTCTTTCTCCTGAGACTCTGATTGCTCCAGTGACTAAAGCTGGGTCTGAAGAAATGCTGCCATCTTATGGCCGTTTCTGGTAACAACAACTGGAAAACCTGTGCTCAAGAACGCAAAATACTCACAAGGCCTGTGAGACTAAAAAAGACACGTATGCTCTAGAAATAGCGGTAGGTAAGAATTCATTAGCAATGGCTTTCAAAAGCCAATTTCCAAAGTAAATCTTACTCATCCTTAGAAAGTAAAAACGCACATAAACATACCTTCACCACTCCTAATTCTtaagagaagtgcaaatcaaaatgacGATGAGGTATCATCTTTCAGTACTCAGcacaaagtctacaaacagttaAATGCTGGAGAAgccatggagaaaagggaaccatcctaCACTGCTCTGGGAATGTAAACTGCTAAGAGCCACCATGCTACAGATGCGGGTTCATGAACGGAAACAAGCGACCAACCCGTGCGGCAATCCACTCCTAGGAATGATGCAGCG is from Bos taurus isolate L1 Dominette 01449 registration number 42190680 breed Hereford chromosome 22, ARS-UCD2.0, whole genome shotgun sequence and encodes:
- the PTPN23 gene encoding tyrosine-protein phosphatase non-receptor type 23 isoform X1, encoding MNTILQFVLKNYGENPEAYNEELKKLELLRQNAVRVPRDFEGCSVLRKYLGQLHYLQSRVPMGSGQEAAVSVTWTEIFSGKSVAHEDIKYEQACILYNLGALHSMLGAMDKRVSEEGMKVSCTHFQCAAGAFSYLREHFPQAYSVDMSRQILTLNVNLMLGQAQECLLEKSMLDNRKSFLVARISAQVVDYYKEACRALENPDTASLLGRIQKDWKKLVQMKIYYFAAVAHLHMGKQAEEQQKFGEQVAYFQSALDKLNEAIKLAKGQPDTVQDALRFAMDVIGGKYNSAKKDNDFIYHEAVPALDTLQPVKGAPLVKPLPVNPTDPAVTGPDIFAKLVPMAAHEASSLYSEEKAKLLREMMAKIEDKNEVLDQFMDSLQLDPETVDNLDAYNHIPPQLMEKCAALSVRPDTVRNLVQSMQVLSGVFTDVEASLKDVRDLLEEDEALEQKLQEAVGPAAASTATSKAELAEVRREWAKYMEVHEKASFTNSELHRAMNLHVGNLRLLSGPLDQVRAALPSPALSAEDKAVLQNLKRILAKVQEMRDQRVSLEQQLRELIQKDDITAVLVTADHSEMKKLFEEQLKKYDQLRVYLEQNLAAQDNVLRALTEANVQYAAVRRVLGDLDQKWNSTLQSLVASYEAYEDLMKKSQEGKDFYADLESKVAALLERTQSACQAREATRQQLLDRELKKKPPPRPTAPKPLLPRREEGEAMEAGDLPEELRSLPPEPFLGAAAPLHFPPGPFPSSAGPGPHYLSGALPPGTYAGPTHMLQPRAPQPPGHPGVAVAPGPALYTAPAYAPELGLVPRSSPQHGMVSSPYGGVGPPPPLAGLPSAPPPHFSGHELVVGVRPATTTVDSVQAPISSHTAPRPNPAPAPPQACFPGPPPQPLPLPYTYPMGPKQPLTAPPAQHHFPPGVPAGFPAPRMAPQPPPQPLPLQHPHVFPPQAPGLVPAQASYPFAPQPGVLGQPSPALHTQLYPGPSQDPPPPHSGALPFASAGPPQPPHPTLAYGPAPAPRPLGPQAAPLSIRGPPPAIQPAPTPHLVPSPAPSPGPGPVPPRPPAAEPPPCLRRGTAAADLLSSSPESQHGGPQPPGGGQPLLQPTKVDAAEGRRPQALRLIERDPYERPERLQQLRQELETFRGQLGAAGALDTVWRELQDAQELDARGRSIAIARCYSLKNRHQDVMPYDSNRVVLRSGKDDYINASRVEGLSPYCPPLVATQAPLPGTAADFWLMVHEQKVSVIVMLVSEAEMEKQKVARYFPTERGQPMVHGALSLALSSVRTTETHVERVLSLQFRDQSLKRSLVHLHFPTWPELGLPDSPSHLLRFIQEVHAHCLHQRPLHTPVVVHCSSGVGRTGAFALLYAAVQEVEAGSGIPQLPQLVRRMRQQRKHMLQEKLHLKFCHEAVVRHVEQVLQRHGVPPPSKPTAGTGITQKNHLPQDSQDLVLGGDVPISSIQATIAKLSIRPPGGMDSPVASLPGPVEPPSLPPPSLPESTQLPSSSPPPPSSPLPEAPQPEEEQPVPEAPSLGPPSSSLELLASLTPEAFSLDGSLRGKQRMSKQDFLQAHNGQGLRAARPTDDPLSLLDPLWTLNKT
- the PTPN23 gene encoding tyrosine-protein phosphatase non-receptor type 23 (The RefSeq protein has 1 substitution compared to this genomic sequence), whose protein sequence is MEAVPRMPMIWLDLKEAGDFHFQPAVKKFVLKNYGENAEAYNEELKKLELLRQNAVRVPRDFEGCSVLRKYLGQLHYLQSRVPMGSGQEAAVSVTWTEIFSGKSVAHEDIKYEQACILYNLGALHSMLGAMDKRVSEEGMKVSCTHFQCAAGAFSYLREHFPQAYSVDMSRQILTLNVNLMLGQAQECLLEKSMLDNRKSFLVARISAQVVDYYKEACRALENPDTASLLGRIQKDWKKLVQMKIYYFAAVAHLHMGKQAEEQQKFGEQVAYFQSALDKLNEAIKLAKGQPDTVQDALRFAMDVIGGKYNSAKKDNDFIYHEAVPALDTLQPVKGAPLVKPLPVNPTDPAVTGPDIFAKLVPMAAHEASSLYSEEKAKLLREMMAKIEDKNEVLDQFMDSLQLDPETVDNLDAYNHIPPQLMEKCAALSVRPDTVRNLVQSMQVLSGVFTDVEASLKDVRDLLEEDEALEQKLQEAVGPAAASTATSKAELAEVRREWAKYMEVHEKASFTNSELHRAMNLHVGNLRLLSGPLDQVRAALPSPALSAEDKAVLQNLKRILAKVQEMRDQRVSLEQQLRELIQKDDITAVLVTADHSEMKKLFEEQLKKYDQLRVYLEQNLAAQDNVLRALTEANVQYAAVRRVLGDLDQKWNSTLQSLVASYEAYEDLMKKSQEGKDFYADLESKVAALLERTQSACQAREATRQQLLDRELKKKPPPRPTAPKPLLPRREEGEAMEAGDLPEELRSLPPEPFLGAAAPLHFPPGPFPSSAGPGPHYLSGALPPGTYAGPTHMLQPRAPQPPGHPGVAVAPGPALYTAPAYAPELGLVPRSSPQHGMVSSPYGGVGPPPPLAGLPSAPPPHFSGHELVVGVRPATTTVDSVQAPISSHTAPRPNPAPAPPQACFPGPPPQPLPLPYTYPMGPKQPLTAPPAQHHFPPGVPAGFPAPRMAPQPPPQPLPLQHPHVFPPQAPGLVPAQASYPFAPQPGVLGQPSPALHTQLYPGPSQDPPPPHSGALPFASAGPPQPPHPTLAYGPAPAPRPLGPQAAPLSIRGPPPAIQPAPTPHLVPSPAPSPGPGPVPPRPPAAEPPPCLRRGTAAADLLSSSPESQHGGPQPPGGGQPLLQPTKVDAAEGRRPQALRLIERDPYERPERLQQLRQELETFRGQLGAAGALDTVWRELQDAQELDARGRSIAIARCYSLKNRHQDVMPYDSNRVVLRSGKDDYINASRVEGLSPYCPPLVATQAPLPGTAADFWLMVHEQKVSVIVMLVSEAEMEKQKVARYFPTERGQPMVHGALSLALSSVRTTETHVERVLSLQFRDQSLKRSLVHLHFPTWPELGLPDSPSHLLRFIQEVHAHCLHQRPLHTPVVVHCSSGVGRTGAFALLYAAVQEVEAGSGIPQLPQLVRRMRQQRKHMLQEKLHLKFCHEAVVRHVEQVLQRHGVPPPSKPTAGTGITQKNHLPQDSQDLVLGGDVPISSIQATIAKLSIRPPGGMDSPVASLPGPVEPPSLPPPSLPESTQLPSSSPPPPSSPLPEAPQPEEEQPVPEAPSLGPPSSSLELLASLTPEAFSLDGSLRGKQRMSKQDFLQAHNGQGLRAARPTDDPLSLLDPLWTLNKT